In a genomic window of Aggregatimonas sangjinii:
- the rpoN gene encoding RNA polymerase factor sigma-54 translates to MLKQHLQFKLSQKLSPQQIQLMKLIQLPTQAFEQRLKQELEENPALESGKEESETIDDDFDSEFDDSTDNETIETEDINIDDYLSDDEIPDYRTKANNYSADDDEKSVPYAAGTSFNQYLISQLNTVYLSDEEWSIAEFLVGSVDESGYIRRPITDILDDLAFTQNIYTDEQTILKVLKMVQELDPPGVAARSLEECLIIQLKRKEPNPSVELAIAILEKSFDQFTKKHYKKLIQKHGITEEQLKDAISEIEKLNPKPGGSYAGNNRMIEHVVPDFSIRIVEGELELTLNGRNAPELRVSREYNNMLKGYKAAKDKSKSQKDAVMFIKQKLDAAKWFIDAILQRQQTLFVTMSAIMNYQKEYFLTGDERNLRPMILKDIADEIDMDVSTVSRVANSKYVDTPYGTKLIKEYFSESMKNDQGEDVSTKEIKKILETVIAEETKKKPLTDDRLATILKEKGYPIARRTVAKYREQLDIPVARLRKQI, encoded by the coding sequence TGATACAATTGCCCACCCAGGCATTCGAACAACGGCTAAAGCAGGAACTGGAGGAAAACCCGGCATTGGAAAGTGGTAAGGAGGAGAGTGAAACCATTGACGACGACTTCGATTCGGAGTTCGATGACAGCACTGATAACGAGACCATCGAGACCGAGGACATTAATATTGACGATTACCTGAGTGACGATGAAATTCCCGATTATAGGACCAAGGCCAATAATTATAGTGCAGATGATGATGAAAAGAGTGTTCCCTACGCTGCGGGCACATCTTTTAATCAGTATCTGATCAGCCAATTGAATACCGTTTACCTTAGTGATGAGGAATGGAGTATCGCCGAATTTCTGGTTGGTAGTGTCGACGAAAGCGGCTATATCCGCAGACCGATTACAGACATTCTAGACGATCTGGCCTTTACCCAAAACATTTATACGGACGAGCAGACGATTCTGAAAGTACTGAAAATGGTTCAGGAATTGGATCCGCCAGGGGTGGCGGCACGTTCTTTGGAGGAATGCCTCATCATTCAGTTAAAGCGAAAGGAGCCCAACCCGAGCGTAGAACTCGCCATTGCGATACTCGAAAAATCGTTCGACCAGTTTACGAAAAAACACTACAAAAAGCTTATTCAAAAGCATGGCATTACCGAGGAGCAACTAAAAGATGCTATTTCCGAAATCGAAAAATTGAACCCCAAGCCGGGAGGTTCCTATGCGGGCAACAACCGCATGATCGAACATGTTGTGCCCGATTTCTCCATAAGAATCGTAGAAGGTGAACTTGAACTCACCCTTAACGGGAGAAACGCTCCGGAATTACGTGTTTCCAGGGAGTACAACAATATGCTCAAGGGCTACAAGGCTGCTAAGGATAAATCGAAATCACAGAAAGATGCCGTCATGTTCATCAAGCAGAAACTCGATGCCGCCAAGTGGTTTATCGATGCCATTTTACAACGGCAGCAAACCCTTTTCGTGACCATGAGTGCGATCATGAACTATCAAAAAGAATATTTTTTAACAGGGGACGAGCGCAATCTGCGCCCTATGATCTTAAAGGATATCGCCGACGAAATCGATATGGATGTCTCAACGGTTTCCCGAGTGGCGAACAGCAAGTATGTCGACACTCCGTATGGCACAAAACTCATCAAAGAGTACTTTTCCGAATCGATGAAGAACGACCAAGGGGAAGATGTATCGACCAAGGAAATCAAAAAAATATTGGAAACCGTTATTGCAGAGGAGACCAAGAAAAAACCACTTACGGATGACCGACTGGCCACCATCCTCAAAGAAAAGGGTTACCCTATTGCCCGGAGAACGGTTGCAAAATACCGGGAACAGTTAGACATACCCGTAGCCCGTTTACGAAAGCAGATCTAA